One window of the Xiphophorus hellerii strain 12219 chromosome 15, Xiphophorus_hellerii-4.1, whole genome shotgun sequence genome contains the following:
- the LOC116734434 gene encoding triadin isoform X4 → MSGQTRGGEAGPPSRSNQRAFLDDIILTFSSPMAWLLVVALVLTWSGVAIVLFDLLDYKTLADNVRDRRPGLPPPSAIAKRGLKARAALRSLKPSPAGVHSDITPQESDDWLEMIWSFAASLVAPDEEEEGIHQLTETFTSLGSEEL, encoded by the exons ATGAGCGGTCAGACCAGAGGTGGAGAGGCTGGCCCGCCGTCCCGGTCCAATCAGAGGGCGTTTTTGGATGACATCATTTTAACCTTCAGTTCGCCCATGGCCTGGCTGCTGGTTGTGGCCCTGGTCCTCACATGGTCGGGTGTGGCCATCGTACTGTTTGATCTGCTTGATTATAAGACCCTAGCAG ACAATGTCAGAGACAGAAGACCAG GGCTCCCTCCTCCTTCTGCCATCGCAAAGAGAGGCTTGAAGGCTCGAG ctgctCTTCGTTCACTAAAGCCAAGCCCGGCTGGAGTTCACAGTGACATCACGCCCCAGGAGAGCGACGACTGGCTGGAGATGATTTGGTCCTTCGCAGCAAGTTTGGTGGCTCctgatgaggaagaggaaggtaTTCATCAGCTTACTGAAACCTTCACAT CTCTCGGTTCAGAAGAACTCTGA
- the LOC116734434 gene encoding triadin isoform X2: MSGQTRGGEAGPPSRSNQRAFLDDIILTFSSPMAWLLVVALVLTWSGVAIVLFDLLDYKTLADYTSYCDDPVCLSPGLPPPSAIAKRGLKARAALRSLKPSPAGVHSDITPQESDDWLEMIWSFAASLVAPDEEEEGIHQLTETFTSLGSEEL, from the exons ATGAGCGGTCAGACCAGAGGTGGAGAGGCTGGCCCGCCGTCCCGGTCCAATCAGAGGGCGTTTTTGGATGACATCATTTTAACCTTCAGTTCGCCCATGGCCTGGCTGCTGGTTGTGGCCCTGGTCCTCACATGGTCGGGTGTGGCCATCGTACTGTTTGATCTGCTTGATTATAAGACCCTAGCAG ACTACACATCATACTGTGACGACCCCGTGTGTTTATCACCTG GGCTCCCTCCTCCTTCTGCCATCGCAAAGAGAGGCTTGAAGGCTCGAG ctgctCTTCGTTCACTAAAGCCAAGCCCGGCTGGAGTTCACAGTGACATCACGCCCCAGGAGAGCGACGACTGGCTGGAGATGATTTGGTCCTTCGCAGCAAGTTTGGTGGCTCctgatgaggaagaggaaggtaTTCATCAGCTTACTGAAACCTTCACAT CTCTCGGTTCAGAAGAACTCTGA
- the LOC116734434 gene encoding triadin isoform X1 has protein sequence MSGQTRGGEAGPPSRSNQRAFLDDIILTFSSPMAWLLVVALVLTWSGVAIVLFDLLDYKTLADYTSYCDDPVCLSPDNVRDRRPGLPPPSAIAKRGLKARAALRSLKPSPAGVHSDITPQESDDWLEMIWSFAASLVAPDEEEEGIHQLTETFTSLGSEEL, from the exons ATGAGCGGTCAGACCAGAGGTGGAGAGGCTGGCCCGCCGTCCCGGTCCAATCAGAGGGCGTTTTTGGATGACATCATTTTAACCTTCAGTTCGCCCATGGCCTGGCTGCTGGTTGTGGCCCTGGTCCTCACATGGTCGGGTGTGGCCATCGTACTGTTTGATCTGCTTGATTATAAGACCCTAGCAG ACTACACATCATACTGTGACGACCCCGTGTGTTTATCACCTG ACAATGTCAGAGACAGAAGACCAG GGCTCCCTCCTCCTTCTGCCATCGCAAAGAGAGGCTTGAAGGCTCGAG ctgctCTTCGTTCACTAAAGCCAAGCCCGGCTGGAGTTCACAGTGACATCACGCCCCAGGAGAGCGACGACTGGCTGGAGATGATTTGGTCCTTCGCAGCAAGTTTGGTGGCTCctgatgaggaagaggaaggtaTTCATCAGCTTACTGAAACCTTCACAT CTCTCGGTTCAGAAGAACTCTGA
- the LOC116734434 gene encoding triadin isoform X5: MSGQTRGGEAGPPSRSNQRAFLDDIILTFSSPMAWLLVVALVLTWSGVAIVLFDLLDYKTLAGLPPPSAIAKRGLKARAALRSLKPSPAGVHSDITPQESDDWLEMIWSFAASLVAPDEEEEGIHQLTETFTSLGSEEL, translated from the exons ATGAGCGGTCAGACCAGAGGTGGAGAGGCTGGCCCGCCGTCCCGGTCCAATCAGAGGGCGTTTTTGGATGACATCATTTTAACCTTCAGTTCGCCCATGGCCTGGCTGCTGGTTGTGGCCCTGGTCCTCACATGGTCGGGTGTGGCCATCGTACTGTTTGATCTGCTTGATTATAAGACCCTAGCAG GGCTCCCTCCTCCTTCTGCCATCGCAAAGAGAGGCTTGAAGGCTCGAG ctgctCTTCGTTCACTAAAGCCAAGCCCGGCTGGAGTTCACAGTGACATCACGCCCCAGGAGAGCGACGACTGGCTGGAGATGATTTGGTCCTTCGCAGCAAGTTTGGTGGCTCctgatgaggaagaggaaggtaTTCATCAGCTTACTGAAACCTTCACAT CTCTCGGTTCAGAAGAACTCTGA
- the LOC116734434 gene encoding triadin isoform X3 translates to MSGQTRGGEAGPPSRSNQRAFLDDIILTFSSPMAWLLVVALVLTWSGVAIVLFDLLDYKTLADYTSYCDDPVCLSPDNVRDRRPGLPPPSAIAKRGLKARAALRSLKPSPAGVHSDITPQESDDWLEMIWSFAASLVAPDEEEEALGSEEL, encoded by the exons ATGAGCGGTCAGACCAGAGGTGGAGAGGCTGGCCCGCCGTCCCGGTCCAATCAGAGGGCGTTTTTGGATGACATCATTTTAACCTTCAGTTCGCCCATGGCCTGGCTGCTGGTTGTGGCCCTGGTCCTCACATGGTCGGGTGTGGCCATCGTACTGTTTGATCTGCTTGATTATAAGACCCTAGCAG ACTACACATCATACTGTGACGACCCCGTGTGTTTATCACCTG ACAATGTCAGAGACAGAAGACCAG GGCTCCCTCCTCCTTCTGCCATCGCAAAGAGAGGCTTGAAGGCTCGAG ctgctCTTCGTTCACTAAAGCCAAGCCCGGCTGGAGTTCACAGTGACATCACGCCCCAGGAGAGCGACGACTGGCTGGAGATGATTTGGTCCTTCGCAGCAAGTTTGGTGGCTCctgatgaggaagaggaag CTCTCGGTTCAGAAGAACTCTGA